The sequence ATAACTTCCTGGAAGGAAAACCGGTAACAGCTGATACGGATCAAAGTGACGCTGACGGTTCCCGGACAGAAACAGACAACGAGTAACAGAACAGAAGGCTGGTCGGGCATGCAGCGATTTGCATGCCCGACCAGCCTTCTTTATGTCATCTTGCGGATGATCGCCTCGTGCTGCGGGAAACGGTTCAGAAGTTCGTCCGTTCCGAACAGCTTGAAATCCTCGAAGTCGAAGCCGGGCGCCACCATGCAGCCGACGAGGGAGCACTGTCCGGGACCGGTCATCGATGAACCGAAAATCGTACCTGCAGGAACTAGGATCTGCGGTCTCTCCCCCTCCTCGATCGCAAGACCAAGCTTAGCTGCTGTATAGACACCCTCTTCGGAAATCATGTGCACTGTAAGCGGCGCGCCGTCGTGGTAATACCACAGCTCATCCGATTCCAGCTGATGGAAATGCGAGACCTCGCCAGCTTCGAGCAGGAAATAGATGCTCGTATAGAGCGGGCGCATGCCCTGCTCAGTTTCACTATCCTGCCCGGATCGAAACGTGCTTGCATAGCTGCCGCCTTCCGGATGACTCTCAAGTCCTAACTGTGTTTTCCAGTATTCCGCATTCCGTTCCATCATTACTCCTCCTTTGTCAGATAGCGTTGCCGCCAATCGCCGCGCTCTCTCGTCAAAATGTACTCTTCAAGCGTTTCATCCCACTGTCCGGCTGCAGTATTCCATACGCGGACGAACAGTGAATCCGTCCGTTTCTCATAGAGCCTGTACTCGTAACAAGGGTACTCAGCCTGCCCGGCTTGGGTGATCTCCAATACAGCACCTACAGTCTTCGTCCGATTCTCCGAGTTGTCAAGGCCGACCGTCTCCGCCAGGGCTGCTTCCAGACGGTCTTTCGGTATCATCCCCGGATTCCACGATTCCTCTTCCCAAGTGTAGCGAAAGTCGTTTTCCGGCGCCGCCGATGCGTCTGTCTCCGGTTCCTTGAAAAAAACGTCCAGCAGAGGACTGTACATCAGGATCGCCTGTTCCTTCTCGGCTGCATGGGTATAGTGCCCCTCCTGCAGCTGGGTCTTCCCTTTTTCCGTGATAGTCCATTGCCTATGGCGGACCACCAGTCCATCCGCTTCCATCATCTTCAGAAGATCCGAAACGAACAGGGCCTCCACACCCAGCAGCCGGGCAATATCGGTCTCCTGTTCCAGCGGCAGGCGCTGCAGCGTCAGCAATGTCATATTCATCAGGATATCCATTGTCGTCTTCGTGATCGTCTCGAAGCTTACTGCAAGCCGCACTGCGGGAAGCATCCAGCTCTGCTCCTCCAGCAGCCGGACGTCCTGTGATTGGAGCACTTGCGCACGAAGCTCTGCCTGGCTGGCTTTCATAAGACCGCCTCCTTCAATTAACTGCCGGTTCCGCGATTGGACGGATACCGTCAAGATTTTTCACCGTCTCATACAGCTGGCTGTACATCTTGCGGACTTGCGGAGATTTCGGCTTTCTGGTGAACATTTCCGAACTGCCGACGATGACGAGCAGTTCCTTTGCCCTCGACAGTGCGACATTCAGCCGGCGGTAGTCTTTCGCAAACCCGATATCCCCGCCGGCATCCCCATGATTGCGGACGAAGCTGACGATGATGATATCCATCTCCATACCTTGGAACTTATCGACAGATCCCGTCCTGAATTCAAGATTGCCGAATGAATACTCTTCCTGGATCAGGTGATCGATCCGTTTGACCTGCTCTCCATAAAAGCTGATAACACCAATCCGTTTTTTCGTACCTGCAGGAAGCGTGCCATTCCGGATGGCCAATTCGGTCCCCTCTTCGAGTTCCAAAAGAAGATTCCGGATTGTTTCCAGCTCACTTTCGTTATAGCGGCTCGTTCCGCCCTTCGGTTTCGCCTCATAACAGGCAGGCGTATTCGGCTGATCCAGCCAGATGACATGGCTGTCTCTTTGGATGAGCGGAGTTTCCAGGTTATGCGCACGAGCGGCATCCGAATCGGCGAGACCGCATGCAAGTGTATAGCCGTTTCCGTTATAGAACGGCGTGATGGTGCGCATGATTTTTTCATGCATGCGGTACTGCTTGCCGAGCATCGTCTTGTTCTGCTTCGGAAGTGTGCGGAACAGCCTCTCGAACAATGACTCTTTCAGCAGCATCTCCATCTCCTTCTTCTGAGCATCCTCGGGCATTTCTTCCAGGAACTCCTCCATCGTTTCCTGGCCGACCAGCGGCGGCAGCTGATGATGGTCGCCGACAAGGATGATCTTCTTGCCTTTCAGCATCGGCAGCAGCAGTTCAGGAGGCGTCGCCTTCGAGACTTCGTCAATGATGACAAGGTCGAACTGCGGATAATCTTCTGCAAATCCTTTCCTTGCAGACGCCACACAAGTCGTGCCGATCACGTTCGCGTGTTTCACATACAATTTGCGGATTTCATCCAGATCATATGGGCTCGCCTCTTTCAGCATCTTCTGCCATTCCGCCTGCAATGACTGGATGACCGGCACATTCGCAAGCCTGCCCTTCGCTGACTCGGCACAACGGGCGGTTTCTTCCCGTTCGGACTTGACCTGCAAGAGACGCGGTGACGGATCACTGATGAGCCCGGAGCGCAGCGATTCGATCTTCTGCCGGCTGTCTGCAGCAGTCTTCTCCGTCCGTCCCAGCTCATCCTGGAGTGATCGCTTACGCTGCTGGCATGATTCCAATTCCTCCTGCAGACCGGACAGCTGACTGGACAGAGCTGTGTGTTCCGACAGGACGGCCTCTCTTTCCGCCTCTTGCCCGGCAGCTTTCCTGATCGCCTCCGTGACGGACTTGTACGCAGCCTCCGTCTCAGCCAGAACTTCCGGCAGCGCCCGTTCCTGGGCAGGGCCGGCTTCCTGCCGGATCGACGCCAGCTGCTGCTTCAGTTCATCGATCCGGCGGCTGTGTTCAGTCAGTCGCACCGATAGTGTTTCCGCTTCGGCAGCAACTTCGGCAGCCGCTCCTTCCCGTATGTCACGGAAAAGCGATGCTGCCGATTTCGCTTCGGACAAATAGGCCAGGATGAAATTCCGTCTATCATGCAGCAGGGCTGCCGCTTTCGTCAGATTCTCGAGACAGTCGTACGCTTCCACTGAAAATGACGTCGTTGCAAGGATCTTTTTGACGGACGGCTGGATCAGGTATCTCCCGACTCGGCTTACCGTCTCCTGGATGGAGTCGATGGAGTGCCGGTTCCGGAAACCGGTCGGTACTGTGATCCGGTTCTGGAAGTGGTGGGTGCGCAGTATATCGGTCACTGTGCGGATCGCTTTGTCCACCCGCGCCAATGTCTCCGACCACGCCGTCGCCCCGTCGCTGCCGCCGGCTTCCTGGAGGCTGTCGATCTGCCGGATCAGTGCTGTCATTTGCTGATCGACCTGGTTGGACGGGCTGTACATGATACTGTCCAGAAGGTCGTTGAGATCGTTCAGCTTAGCTGCCGAGGGAATCTTCCCGAGTACGGCAGCCACCGCTTCGTGACGTTGGAAGAGCTGCTCATAGTCGTTTTCAGAGACGCTCAGCTTCTCTTCGAGTTCTCCGATCGACCGGGCCTCCTTCAGAAGCCTGAGCCTGTCAGCCAAACGGCTCTGCTCCGCATTCAGTTCCGCCAGGGGGCGGCCTGCACTTGCCAGACCGGCGAGCGCAGCCTTGCAGCTGTCACAGTCCTGCTGGATGGAATCGATCTTTTTCTGCAATGACGTTTCCCGGCTGTGGTTCTTCTCGCTTTCCAGGGAAAAATTGCGAAGAGTCCGCTCGATTTCTTTTACGCCCTGCTCAAGGGATGCCAACTCCTCTTTCTGCTCCCGTCTCACTTGCAGGCGGTGCTTCAATTCCGCTTCTTCCGCGTCCAGTTCAGCCAAGCGGGCTCCGGCTGCGTCGATTTCCTGTTCCAGGCGTTCCGCCAGACTGCTGTGGGAAGCGAGCGCTCCTTCGATCGTTTCCAGCGTCTGCTGGCGCCAGTGCTCCGCCACGTTTTCTTCGATGAACTTGCGGCCTTCTTCCTCGATGCTCTCTGTCCGGCCATAACGGAGTATGCGGATCTCCGGATGGTCCAGCAGACGGCCGAGTGCATTGTCGACCGCCAAGTTCGCCTGGGACGCCACCAATGTCCGCATCCCCGCTTTGACCGCCTGGCTGCAGATTTCCGAGATCACTGTCGTCTTCCCTGTACCCGGCGGCCCCTGGATGACATAGATATCGCTCGCATTCATGGCACCGGAGACGGCTTCCTCCTGGAACTCGTTCAGCTGCGTGCTGTACTCGAGCGGCTCTTTCCGGTTGTTGATACGGACGACCGGGCGTTCCTCGAACAGTATCTTTTCAAGGTTGCCATTGGCTGCAAGGCCGTCCTGCAGGTCTTTGAACCCTTTCCGCAGCCGCCTGACCTGGCTCAGCTCGGCAAAATTACTGAAGATGATCGAGCTGGATTCTTGGCCTTGAAAGCCTGTTTTGCGCGCCTGCGCGACCGCTGAGGCTTTCAGTTCGATCTCGACCCGGTTCCTTTTCCGGTCTGCCGAGATAACGTTCCCAAGGTCGTAGGCGGCTCCGTCAAACTTCGCTGAAAACCCTTGAATACGTTTCCAGTGTTTTGCCTGCATACCCGAAATCCCGACGGACACTTTCTTCACATCCGCACTGACCGATACCGACCGGACCGGCACATGGATATCCTCCACGTCGGCATTCTTTTCCATGATCCGCAAGTAGCCTTCCCAGCCGCCGATCCGCTTTTTCACATATTCAGAACGTTCTTCCGCAACCGGCAGCTCCCGGACCAGTGCTGCGAATTCGACGGGCAGTGTCCGGCCGGTGCTTTTGCCGGTTCTGAAACGGACGGACGCACGCAGCCGGCGGTTTGTTGCGGCAGGCTCCCGTTTCCCTCTGACATGGAAGCCGACAGCCAGGAAGCCATCATTCTTCACTACGCAGTCGAGAACAGCCACTCTGCCTTCCAGCAGCTGCGAGAGTTTTGCATTTTCCGTATTATCGAAGAAGAAGGAGAATGACTGGCTGCCATGCTGGTTGTCGGGCCGCTTTTCGATATGGACAGTGAAGGATTTTTGAACAGCAAAAAAAGCGTGCTCATCCCGGGCCACTTTGCCGATCCCTTTGCGTGCGCTTGCCGTCATCGCCAGTTCACACGTCACTGTATCCTCATATGTATTGCGGTTCATGATGGTCACTTCTTTCCGTAAAAAAAGGTCAGCCATATGGTGATGGCTGAACCTGTCCGTGTGTGGTACCCTGTTTTCATTATACCGGAAATCGACGAAGTCTGCGAGAGGAAAAGTACTCCGCGGATCAGTCGGCCTCTTTCTGGATACTGTTT comes from Sporosarcina trichiuri and encodes:
- a CDS encoding cupin domain-containing protein; the encoded protein is MERNAEYWKTQLGLESHPEGGSYASTFRSGQDSETEQGMRPLYTSIYFLLEAGEVSHFHQLESDELWYYHDGAPLTVHMISEEGVYTAAKLGLAIEEGERPQILVPAGTIFGSSMTGPGQCSLVGCMVAPGFDFEDFKLFGTDELLNRFPQHEAIIRKMT
- a CDS encoding AAA domain-containing protein, with amino-acid sequence MNRNTYEDTVTCELAMTASARKGIGKVARDEHAFFAVQKSFTVHIEKRPDNQHGSQSFSFFFDNTENAKLSQLLEGRVAVLDCVVKNDGFLAVGFHVRGKREPAATNRRLRASVRFRTGKSTGRTLPVEFAALVRELPVAEERSEYVKKRIGGWEGYLRIMEKNADVEDIHVPVRSVSVSADVKKVSVGISGMQAKHWKRIQGFSAKFDGAAYDLGNVISADRKRNRVEIELKASAVAQARKTGFQGQESSSIIFSNFAELSQVRRLRKGFKDLQDGLAANGNLEKILFEERPVVRINNRKEPLEYSTQLNEFQEEAVSGAMNASDIYVIQGPPGTGKTTVISEICSQAVKAGMRTLVASQANLAVDNALGRLLDHPEIRILRYGRTESIEEEGRKFIEENVAEHWRQQTLETIEGALASHSSLAERLEQEIDAAGARLAELDAEEAELKHRLQVRREQKEELASLEQGVKEIERTLRNFSLESEKNHSRETSLQKKIDSIQQDCDSCKAALAGLASAGRPLAELNAEQSRLADRLRLLKEARSIGELEEKLSVSENDYEQLFQRHEAVAAVLGKIPSAAKLNDLNDLLDSIMYSPSNQVDQQMTALIRQIDSLQEAGGSDGATAWSETLARVDKAIRTVTDILRTHHFQNRITVPTGFRNRHSIDSIQETVSRVGRYLIQPSVKKILATTSFSVEAYDCLENLTKAAALLHDRRNFILAYLSEAKSAASLFRDIREGAAAEVAAEAETLSVRLTEHSRRIDELKQQLASIRQEAGPAQERALPEVLAETEAAYKSVTEAIRKAAGQEAEREAVLSEHTALSSQLSGLQEELESCQQRKRSLQDELGRTEKTAADSRQKIESLRSGLISDPSPRLLQVKSEREETARCAESAKGRLANVPVIQSLQAEWQKMLKEASPYDLDEIRKLYVKHANVIGTTCVASARKGFAEDYPQFDLVIIDEVSKATPPELLLPMLKGKKIILVGDHHQLPPLVGQETMEEFLEEMPEDAQKKEMEMLLKESLFERLFRTLPKQNKTMLGKQYRMHEKIMRTITPFYNGNGYTLACGLADSDAARAHNLETPLIQRDSHVIWLDQPNTPACYEAKPKGGTSRYNESELETIRNLLLELEEGTELAIRNGTLPAGTKKRIGVISFYGEQVKRIDHLIQEEYSFGNLEFRTGSVDKFQGMEMDIIIVSFVRNHGDAGGDIGFAKDYRRLNVALSRAKELLVIVGSSEMFTRKPKSPQVRKMYSQLYETVKNLDGIRPIAEPAVN